A genomic segment from bacterium encodes:
- a CDS encoding thioredoxin family protein yields MRKSIPVVLILIILFTVLAICNKKDGTNIDDQLKSGIEWITNIDSALVIAAQENKPIMIDFTATWCPPCRRMEDSTFSDARVIDKFKSFITVRIDVDKQQDVAIKYNSNANKYGGIGIPNYLFLDKEGKELKHPIGFRAPKAFLAVMDSALTIYSNKE; encoded by the coding sequence ATGAGGAAATCAATACCTGTTGTTTTAATTCTAATCATACTGTTTACAGTACTTGCCATATGTAATAAAAAGGATGGTACAAACATCGATGATCAGTTAAAATCCGGAATCGAATGGATAACAAACATTGATTCCGCTCTTGTGATTGCCGCACAGGAAAACAAACCGATAATGATTGATTTCACGGCAACATGGTGCCCTCCATGCAGAAGAATGGAAGATTCAACTTTTTCCGACGCCAGAGTTATTGATAAATTCAAATCATTTATTACTGTACGAATTGATGTTGACAAACAACAGGACGTTGCAATTAAATACAACAGTAACGCAAATAAATACGGCGGTATTGGAATACCTAACTATCTGTTTTTGGATAAAGAGGGCAAAGAATTAAAACATCCCATCGGATTCCGTGCTCCAAAAGCATTTCTTGCAGTAATGGATTCCGCTCTGACTATTTATTCGAATAAAGAATAA